One window of Bacillus alkalicellulosilyticus genomic DNA carries:
- a CDS encoding NAD-dependent epimerase/dehydratase family protein produces the protein MKKVLITGVNSYIGLSLENWLTDKLEYQVDFISFKEDSWREKSFSEYDVIFHVAGIAHVSRDPKLESLYYKVNRDYTIESAKKAKSDGVKQFIFMSSIIVYGESMADERIIDINTVPKPSNFYGDSKLQAEEGITPLGNDKFKVAIVRPPMIYGKGSKGNYPKLAKVARMIPIFPEINNQRSMLHIENLCEFIRLLIDNEESGLFFPQNEEYVQTSELVKLIAQVHQKKIITTKMFNKIIKPFIGKVDIINKVFGNLVYDKSLSHYKTNYRIRSLRESIEATEKNQERSLK, from the coding sequence ATGAAGAAGGTACTAATTACTGGAGTTAATAGTTACATCGGGTTAAGTCTAGAAAACTGGCTCACTGATAAATTAGAGTATCAAGTTGACTTCATTAGTTTTAAAGAAGACTCTTGGCGAGAGAAGAGTTTTTCTGAATATGATGTAATATTTCATGTCGCAGGAATTGCTCATGTTTCAAGAGATCCAAAGTTAGAAAGTTTATATTATAAGGTAAATAGAGACTATACTATTGAGTCCGCTAAGAAAGCTAAGAGTGATGGGGTAAAACAGTTTATTTTTATGAGTAGTATCATCGTATATGGGGAAAGTATGGCAGATGAAAGAATTATTGATATAAATACAGTTCCAAAACCGAGTAATTTTTACGGGGATAGTAAGCTCCAAGCAGAGGAGGGAATTACTCCACTAGGAAATGATAAATTTAAGGTTGCTATTGTCAGACCACCAATGATATATGGCAAAGGTTCGAAAGGAAATTATCCTAAACTCGCAAAAGTAGCACGGATGATTCCTATTTTTCCTGAAATAAATAATCAAAGAAGCATGCTTCATATAGAAAATCTTTGCGAGTTTATTCGTCTCTTAATCGATAATGAGGAAAGTGGATTATTTTTCCCTCAAAATGAAGAATATGTGCAAACAAGTGAACTGGTAAAACTAATAGCTCAAGTTCATCAAAAAAAAATCATAACTACTAAAATGTTTAACAAAATCATTAAACCGTTCATTGGGAAAGTAGATATCATCAATAAAGTATTTGGAAATTTGGTCTATGATAAAAGTTTAAGTCATTATAAGACAAATTACAGAATTAGAAGCTTAAGAGAATCAATTGAAGCTACCGAAAAA
- a CDS encoding sugar transferase, whose product MYLKIKRIIDIILSMIGMIVLSPILVLLTLAIKLDSKGPVLFKQKRVGVNKTHFNILKFRTMRINTPNDTPTHLLENPDQYITKMGKFLRKTSLDELPQIWNIFVGQMSIIGPRPALWNQFDLIAERDKYGANDVPPGLTGWAQINGRDELPIEIKAKLDGEYVEKIGIGMDVKCFFGTIVSVVKSDGVVEGGTGTTGKNEIASTKERVTK is encoded by the coding sequence GTGTATCTGAAAATAAAAAGAATAATAGATATTATACTTTCTATGATAGGGATGATAGTTCTATCCCCAATCCTAGTATTGCTTACTTTGGCTATTAAACTAGACTCCAAAGGTCCAGTGCTTTTTAAACAAAAGAGAGTTGGAGTAAACAAAACACATTTTAACATATTGAAATTCCGTACGATGAGAATAAATACTCCAAATGATACGCCGACACATCTTCTGGAAAATCCTGACCAATACATTACAAAAATGGGAAAATTCTTGCGAAAAACGTCATTGGATGAATTACCTCAGATCTGGAATATCTTTGTTGGTCAAATGAGTATTATCGGACCTAGGCCTGCATTGTGGAATCAATTCGATCTTATCGCTGAACGTGATAAGTATGGAGCTAATGATGTGCCACCAGGACTAACGGGTTGGGCCCAAATTAATGGTAGAGATGAACTTCCTATTGAAATTAAAGCAAAGTTAGATGGGGAGTATGTAGAAAAGATTGGTATTGGTATGGATGTAAAATGTTTTTTTGGAACAATTGTTAGTGTGGTTAAAAGTGATGGTGTTGTTGAAGGTGGAACTGGAACAACAGGTAAAAATGAAATTGCTAGTACTAAGGAAAGAGTGACGAAATGA
- a CDS encoding polysaccharide biosynthesis protein, translated as MSYRKRLAALIGVDSAIVLFCIFISNFILIKTGSMVTIILAFSAVTLLISYHLFAYFYHLYKKVWQYASVNELTAIIKVITLSIFITAAVQFVFIQDVYMRALVITWMMHVLLIGGSRFSWRMYRDTIMKVDKNKKPVLLIGAGAAGIMVARQLQNSEFSDLQPVAFIDDDKAKQQLEIMGIPVVGGVSEITRIVNELEIKRIIIAIPSLSRIELNNIFIECSKTVAKTQIMPKIEDIMTGKVSVEQFREVEVEDLLGRDPVELDIAGIKQYIKGQTILVTGAGGSIGSEICRQIANFEPEQLILLGHGENSIYSIEMELRRTFPHVNLDTEIADVQDREKIFKIMNNRTPHVVFHAAAHKHVPLMERNPEEAVKNNVVGTKNVAEAADNAKVNTFVMISTDKAVNPTSVMGATKRIAEMIVQHMDIISDTRFVAVRFGNVLGSRGSVIPLFKEQIKAGGPVTVTHPKMVRYFMTIPEASRLVLQAGALARGGEIFVLDMGEPVKIVDLAKNLIKLSGYSKDDIKIEFTGMRPGEKMYEELLGKDEVHDLQIFPKIYIGKTPPVNIGVAQAVIGAIEIMSPEELREELLDIANFRKQELQHLSLVK; from the coding sequence ATGTCATATAGAAAGAGGTTGGCCGCTTTAATAGGGGTTGATTCTGCAATCGTACTATTCTGTATTTTTATTAGTAATTTTATTTTAATTAAAACAGGGTCAATGGTAACAATAATTTTAGCATTCAGTGCGGTTACGTTACTAATAAGTTATCATCTTTTTGCTTATTTTTATCACCTTTATAAAAAAGTATGGCAATATGCAAGTGTAAATGAGTTAACGGCAATAATAAAGGTTATCACACTTTCAATATTCATAACGGCAGCTGTACAATTTGTGTTTATTCAAGATGTGTATATGCGAGCCTTAGTGATAACATGGATGATGCATGTCCTATTAATTGGTGGTTCTCGTTTCTCCTGGAGAATGTACCGAGATACGATTATGAAGGTAGATAAAAATAAAAAGCCAGTACTATTAATTGGAGCTGGTGCTGCAGGAATAATGGTTGCAAGGCAGTTACAGAATAGTGAGTTTTCTGATTTGCAGCCTGTTGCCTTTATTGATGATGATAAGGCGAAACAACAACTAGAAATCATGGGAATACCTGTAGTTGGTGGAGTATCAGAAATTACTAGAATTGTAAATGAACTAGAAATTAAACGAATTATAATTGCGATTCCTTCTTTAAGTAGAATAGAGTTAAACAACATCTTTATAGAATGTTCAAAAACGGTTGCGAAAACGCAAATCATGCCAAAAATTGAAGACATTATGACCGGGAAAGTATCGGTAGAGCAATTCCGTGAAGTTGAAGTAGAAGATTTACTTGGACGAGACCCAGTAGAACTTGATATAGCAGGCATTAAGCAATATATCAAAGGCCAAACGATACTCGTTACCGGTGCAGGTGGCTCAATAGGTTCTGAGATATGTCGACAAATTGCAAACTTCGAACCCGAACAATTAATTTTGTTAGGTCACGGAGAAAATAGCATTTACTCGATTGAAATGGAACTTAGAAGAACCTTTCCACATGTAAACCTAGATACGGAAATTGCAGATGTACAAGATCGTGAAAAAATCTTTAAGATTATGAACAATAGAACACCTCATGTTGTGTTCCATGCAGCGGCCCATAAGCATGTGCCATTAATGGAAAGAAATCCAGAAGAAGCGGTAAAGAACAATGTAGTTGGCACAAAAAATGTTGCTGAAGCAGCAGATAATGCTAAAGTAAATACATTTGTGATGATTTCCACTGACAAAGCTGTTAATCCAACAAGTGTGATGGGAGCGACAAAACGGATTGCAGAAATGATCGTTCAGCATATGGACATTATAAGTGACACAAGATTCGTGGCGGTACGTTTTGGTAATGTTCTTGGAAGTCGCGGAAGTGTAATCCCATTATTTAAAGAACAAATCAAAGCTGGCGGACCAGTAACAGTAACGCACCCAAAGATGGTCCGTTACTTCATGACAATACCTGAAGCTTCAAGACTCGTGCTCCAAGCAGGAGCGTTAGCAAGAGGCGGAGAAATCTTTGTCCTTGATATGGGTGAGCCCGTTAAAATCGTAGACCTTGCAAAGAACCTGATAAAATTATCAGGATATTCAAAAGACGATATAAAAATTGAATTCACAGGTATGAGACCAGGAGAAAAGATGTATGAAGAACTTCTCGGAAAAGATGAGGTTCATGACTTGCAAATTTTCCCTAAGATATATATTGGAAAAACCCCACCAGTCAATATCGGAGTGGCTCAAGCGGTCATCGGAGCAATTGAAATAATGAGCCCAGAAGAATTAAGAGAAGAATTATTAGATATAGCGAATTTCAGGAAACAAGAGTTGCAACACCTCAGCTTGGTGAAATAA
- a CDS encoding tyrosine-protein phosphatase, giving the protein MIDIHCHILPGLDDGPKNENQSIEMAKAAVTEGITSIIATPHHRHPSFSNEGCTIKDTTELFNQRLKQENIELTILPGQEVRMVGDIAQGLETKELLTLADGNKYLFLELPSSHVPRYAANIIYQTQLSGITPIIVHPERNKELIEKPEVIYDFVKNGALTQLTASSITGHFGKNIKKFSEQIIESNLTHFIASDAHNIESRPFRLQESYMLIEKVFGTGTVYQFQENAQLLLEHQHIAMVQPEPIKRRKFLGIF; this is encoded by the coding sequence ATGATTGACATTCACTGTCACATTTTGCCTGGATTAGATGATGGTCCAAAAAATGAAAATCAAAGTATAGAAATGGCAAAAGCCGCGGTTACAGAAGGTATTACCTCTATTATTGCGACACCGCATCATCGGCATCCTTCCTTTTCAAATGAAGGCTGTACGATTAAAGATACAACAGAACTATTCAATCAAAGATTAAAGCAAGAAAACATAGAGCTTACGATTTTACCGGGTCAGGAAGTTAGAATGGTTGGGGATATTGCCCAAGGGTTAGAAACAAAAGAACTTCTCACCCTAGCAGACGGGAATAAATACCTCTTTCTTGAACTTCCATCAAGTCATGTACCAAGATACGCCGCAAATATAATCTATCAAACTCAATTAAGTGGAATTACACCTATCATTGTTCATCCTGAACGAAATAAAGAATTAATTGAAAAGCCAGAAGTCATATACGACTTTGTAAAAAATGGAGCATTAACACAACTAACCGCTTCGAGTATTACGGGTCATTTTGGGAAAAATATTAAGAAATTTAGTGAACAAATCATTGAATCGAACCTAACTCATTTTATTGCCAGTGATGCGCACAATATCGAATCAAGACCATTTCGTTTACAAGAATCATATATGCTAATTGAAAAAGTATTCGGTACAGGAACAGTCTATCAGTTTCAAGAAAATGCACAACTTTTACTAGAACATCAGCATATTGCGATGGTACAACCAGAACCTATTAAAAGACGTAAGTTTCTTGGAATCTTCTAA
- a CDS encoding CpsD/CapB family tyrosine-protein kinase codes for MARRQPPNSKKRDLITHTDKNSPISEQYRIIRTNIQFAAVDKEIKTIVVTSTGPGEGKSTTAGNLSVVLAQDGKNVLYVDADLRKPTGHYTFEMMNTKGLTTVLTKQAELGDSIQQSKIPNVFALTSGPIPPNPAELLNSKAMEQFIEQAKTEFDYVVIDTPPVIAVTDAQILSSKCDGTVFVVASGKTNREQAVKVKEQLTKSNANILGVVVNRKEKLKDSYYYYYGEK; via the coding sequence ATGGCTAGAAGACAACCCCCAAACTCAAAAAAACGTGACTTAATTACACATACAGATAAAAACTCACCAATTTCAGAGCAATATCGAATCATTCGAACGAATATCCAGTTTGCTGCAGTTGATAAAGAAATCAAAACAATTGTTGTTACGTCAACGGGTCCAGGCGAGGGAAAATCAACAACAGCCGGTAACTTATCAGTTGTGTTAGCGCAGGATGGGAAAAACGTACTGTATGTGGATGCTGACTTACGTAAACCAACTGGTCATTATACGTTTGAAATGATGAATACAAAAGGCTTAACAACAGTACTTACAAAGCAAGCTGAACTAGGAGACTCCATCCAACAAAGCAAAATCCCAAACGTATTTGCTTTAACAAGTGGACCAATTCCGCCGAATCCAGCAGAATTACTTAACTCAAAAGCAATGGAGCAATTTATTGAACAGGCAAAAACTGAATTTGATTATGTCGTAATTGATACTCCTCCTGTCATTGCTGTAACAGATGCGCAGATTTTAAGTAGTAAATGTGATGGAACAGTGTTTGTTGTGGCTAGTGGGAAAACAAATCGTGAACAAGCCGTTAAGGTAAAAGAACAGCTTACAAAATCAAATGCCAATATCCTAGGTGTGGTTGTAAATCGTAAAGAAAAACTTAAAGATAGCTACTACTATTATTATGGTGAAAAATAG
- a CDS encoding YveK family protein, which translates to MEETISLKDIFVTLRRRIKTLIIIPIITVLISGLVSFFVLTPMYQNSTQLLVNQEQQDQFYSQADIRTNIELINTYNVIIKSPAILEKVIDEANLIETYDQLNSKVTVGSEGNSQVVRITVQHEQPHMAAEIANTIANIFQREIVSIMNVDNVSILSQAKLTDNPTPVKPNPYLNMAIAFVVGLMAAVGLIFLLEFLDTSIKDENDVEAVLGLPVLGVVPDMGDERGKRRKKKEKELKRKER; encoded by the coding sequence ATGGAAGAAACGATTAGCCTAAAAGATATATTTGTCACTTTACGTCGAAGAATAAAAACATTAATTATTATACCTATAATCACAGTTCTTATTAGTGGACTCGTTAGTTTTTTCGTATTAACACCAATGTACCAAAATTCAACACAACTACTTGTAAATCAAGAACAACAAGATCAATTTTATAGCCAAGCTGATATTCGAACGAACATTGAACTAATCAATACGTATAACGTCATTATAAAAAGTCCAGCAATTCTTGAAAAAGTTATAGATGAAGCAAACCTAATAGAAACCTATGACCAATTAAACAGTAAAGTAACAGTTGGTAGCGAAGGAAATTCACAGGTTGTCAGAATTACAGTTCAACATGAACAACCGCATATGGCTGCAGAAATTGCCAATACCATTGCCAATATATTTCAACGTGAAATTGTATCAATTATGAATGTAGATAATGTGAGTATCTTGTCTCAAGCCAAATTGACTGACAATCCAACACCAGTTAAACCAAACCCATATTTAAATATGGCGATTGCATTTGTTGTAGGTTTAATGGCAGCAGTCGGACTTATCTTCTTATTAGAGTTTCTTGATACGTCAATTAAAGATGAAAATGATGTTGAAGCAGTACTTGGCTTACCTGTGTTAGGAGTCGTACCTGACATGGGAGATGAACGTGGAAAAAGAAGGAAAAAGAAGGAAAAAGAACTAAAGAGGAAGGAGAGATAA
- a CDS encoding LCP family protein, whose product MKKTLVILGIVAGIVVLSVVGYGLHLFKSVSDTASEIHQPLEREGSLKRETEVDVDKKEPLSFLIAGVDSEGETHAGRSDTIILLTVNPNKESIKMVSIPRDTRTEIVGRGTIEKINHAYAYGGVQMTVDTVENFLDVPIDHYVSINMEGFKGIVDALGGVTVNNEFAFSSGGDTFPEGEIFLTGDQALSYSRMRKQDPRGDFGRNDRQRQIVEAVIKEGAQIGSITRVGDILDAVGESVRTDLTLSEMWKIQSKYKEARHSVEQLALFGPSQRIDGLSYVIISDEDRENMTKLLREHLELE is encoded by the coding sequence ATGAAAAAAACGCTAGTAATACTTGGGATTGTAGCTGGGATCGTAGTACTTAGTGTCGTTGGATATGGATTGCACTTGTTTAAGTCAGTATCCGACACAGCTTCTGAAATCCATCAACCATTAGAACGAGAGGGTTCATTAAAGAGGGAAACTGAAGTGGATGTCGATAAAAAAGAACCCTTGTCGTTTTTGATAGCCGGTGTCGATTCAGAGGGAGAAACGCATGCTGGACGTTCGGATACGATTATTCTATTAACCGTTAATCCGAATAAAGAGTCGATTAAAATGGTTAGTATTCCACGTGATACTCGTACTGAGATTGTTGGAAGAGGAACGATTGAAAAAATCAATCATGCCTATGCCTATGGTGGCGTTCAAATGACAGTTGATACCGTTGAAAACTTTTTAGATGTTCCAATTGACCACTATGTCAGCATTAACATGGAAGGCTTTAAAGGAATTGTGGACGCCCTTGGTGGTGTTACGGTCAATAATGAGTTTGCCTTTAGTAGTGGCGGCGATACTTTCCCTGAAGGAGAGATTTTCCTTACTGGCGACCAAGCCCTTTCTTATTCAAGGATGAGAAAGCAAGATCCGCGTGGAGACTTTGGACGAAATGACCGTCAGCGCCAAATTGTTGAAGCCGTTATTAAAGAAGGCGCACAAATCGGGTCGATTACTAGAGTTGGAGATATTTTAGATGCCGTTGGTGAATCTGTTCGAACGGATTTAACGTTAAGTGAAATGTGGAAGATTCAATCGAAGTATAAAGAAGCACGACATTCTGTCGAACAGCTCGCATTATTTGGACCAAGTCAGCGAATTGATGGTTTAAGTTACGTTATTATTTCGGATGAGGACCGGGAGAATATGACAAAACTGTTGCGTGAGCATTTGGAGTTGGAGTAA
- a CDS encoding DUF4352 domain-containing protein codes for MKFIYVLLMCVSLLVFSACSGSSQSTDADTYDIWTVGDTVTIHSYYGSYEFTLDEVSLRDDLEKGDSQYFIVDYTVKNLTDTIIPREDITSMVLRKDSPGTSSNYDSHDQYREKFSELISYFSPEGLGPHETLSAQGVLSVGSVPSSYYELEFGHPISSSRVSFFVDNKGGSVTKASKFERSSIGSFTEFLSFDALELTESGHMTSRYYGEMEASIGTPEFNEELEQLVIPVTLTNNGKQTYETESSFFDLTQALFHIVFGGVEDDQNYVTSGMVEDISITLSPGETVTFPVIFRAEPAYHYTLVFGNRSFPDEFSYWPFTVEDIN; via the coding sequence ATGAAATTTATTTATGTTTTACTAATGTGTGTATCTCTTCTTGTTTTTTCAGCATGTTCAGGAAGTTCTCAATCTACTGATGCTGATACATACGACATTTGGACAGTGGGAGACACGGTTACCATTCATAGTTACTATGGGTCTTATGAGTTTACATTGGACGAGGTATCTCTGCGAGACGACCTTGAAAAAGGAGATTCACAATACTTTATTGTTGATTATACGGTGAAAAATCTTACGGATACTATCATTCCGAGGGAAGATATTACCTCTATGGTTTTAAGAAAAGACAGCCCTGGGACATCATCAAACTATGATTCCCATGATCAGTACCGAGAAAAGTTTTCAGAGTTAATCTCTTATTTTTCACCGGAAGGATTAGGTCCTCACGAAACTCTTTCTGCACAAGGAGTACTTTCTGTCGGGTCTGTGCCGTCTTCCTATTATGAACTTGAATTTGGTCATCCTATTTCTTCTTCTCGCGTTTCCTTTTTTGTTGATAATAAAGGGGGTTCGGTGACAAAAGCGTCTAAGTTTGAACGTAGCTCGATTGGTTCTTTTACTGAATTTTTATCATTTGATGCGCTTGAACTTACGGAATCCGGTCACATGACTTCAAGATATTATGGAGAAATGGAAGCCTCGATTGGGACACCCGAGTTTAACGAAGAGTTAGAACAATTAGTGATACCCGTCACGCTAACGAATAATGGGAAACAAACGTATGAAACAGAGTCTAGTTTTTTCGACCTTACACAAGCTTTGTTCCATATTGTGTTTGGTGGAGTGGAAGATGACCAAAATTATGTAACGAGCGGTATGGTTGAAGATATTTCGATTACACTCTCTCCCGGTGAAACGGTAACCTTTCCAGTTATATTCCGAGCTGAACCTGCCTATCATTACACTCTTGTTTTTGGAAACCGTTCTTTCCCGGATGAATTTTCATACTGGCCATTCACGGTTGAGGATATTAACTAA